The Festucalex cinctus isolate MCC-2025b chromosome 16, RoL_Fcin_1.0, whole genome shotgun sequence sequence TTAGCTGCTGAGTCCTTTCCAAGTGGTGGTGGCTGCAAATAAGGCTGTGCATTTGCAGAAAATCAATCAAATGAAGACAAGAAGCTTATTTTCAGAGATCATCTTCAACCTGTCACCTACTAATAACGTAAGTTTGCACTTCTTAATATTTAACAACTGCTATTTTGTTGGACCTGAGCAAATAATCCCTTGAAACAGATCTCAGAAGCCTTCAAAAGATTTGGCACCGCGGATGGTGACAACTCCATCCTGGTGGTCCTGGTCCACAACAAAGAAGAATCGCACCTGGTGGGGGACATCGCGACCAAAGTGGATGGACTGCAGATTCCAGTGGACGACATTTCCACTTTGTCAGACCTTGAAAAGATTAAAAAGGTATTGTCCAATCATGGACACGTTTGTCCCAATGGATTAAACCCTCATCTTTCCATTTGTCTTGTCTTTCAGCTGTACAAAGTCAGTCCTCAGGAGGAAAAGTGTGGCACTATTCTGGATGCAGTCATATGCAGAATGGCCACCAAGGATGTAATGTAACTTCAATAAGACCCTCATCTGTCCATACAGAGTATTGTTTATTTGTCCTGAATTAGGATGAAATTAATAGGTTTACGCTTTTCTCTTTTCCTTGTCTcaatacaaacaaacatgtcaacAAGACAGATTTCATGTGCTTTGTTTgttataaaaatgtgtttttgacacGTCAGCGATCGTCTTCTATTACGGAGTGAATTTCACAATTGTCAGTCCGGGTCCGGGAAGTTTGCGAACTCGTCCTTGCCAATGTTGCCGCCGCTGAGGACGCACACGACGTCCCTCCCCTCGAGTCGGGGTATTTTGGCGGCGGCGATGGCGGCGAAGGCGGCCGAACCGGACGGCTCCACCACCAGGCCCGCTCGGTACAGCGTCGACACGGCCGCCTTGATGTCGTCGTCGCTCACCAGGACGATTTCCTCCACGTAGCGCTGGCACAGCTCGTAGGGGAGCTTGCCTGATTTAAGatcaaatcaagaaaaaaattatGCCATGAGATTGCGCGTTTGTGTGTGAGAATTCAAGATATTAAAAGCAAGTTTGTATGAATGAAGTCCCCTTCAAGAGATCCTGTCGAGATTATGTTCTAATTTATTTGAGATAACTTACAATCAGGGATTTCTTTTCAGATActtccactaaaaaaaaatcttttgattAAATTAAACGTGAATGTTCATATTGCACTACCTGCAAATGGCGGTGCAAGTCCTGATGCAATGCTGCTTGCGTCCATGCCCACCGGCTTCTTCTGGATGAAGCTCTTGTACATGGTGCAGGCTGAAGTCAAACATTCACATCAGCCATGACTTAAGCTGTATGGCTCATTTTAACAATTGGAAGACATTTTTCTCTTATACCTCCTTCTGGCTCCACACCGTAGATTCGGGTCTTGTCACATCCCGACAGCTTGACTGCAGCAGCCACTCCGGCCAGCAACCCCCCTCCTCCGCAGCATACCGCCACAACATCAGGCTCAGGCACCACCTCCAGGACCTCCAGACCCAAactacacatacacacgcacagttAAACCTCATCCACTTGTATGTTTCATATTGGGAGTACCTTGCATGTCCCGCGATGAGATCCAGGTCATCGTAAGAGTGCAGGAAGGTCATGTCGTCCTCCTGAACACAACGGTTCACCACGTTCATCAGACAGGAAGTGGGAACTCTCTCCACGCCCACACCAAAACTCTAAAgagaacaaaacacaacaaaaaaagtgagtaAACTGCTGATTTACTTTATGTATTAATGTGCATGACCTCTGACCTGTATGAGGACAGATCTGGACATTGGGGAAGTTTCTGGCATCACCACTTTACCTTTCGACCCGTAGTGTTTTGACGCATATGCAAATGACTTGCCATAATTCCCTGCGGACATGGTGATAAAATTGCCACCCTCTGACCTCCTGGCAAACTGATTAGCCACACCTCTAATTTTAAAGGACcctgcaatttaaaaaacaaaacaaaaacaaaaaaaacaacgagcagttacgttttatttaacttctaatataattttttagttttttttcattccccGGTCCAAAAGTCTACGAAATCTAACTTAAAAGCACACTCTTGCCTGTTCTCTGCATGTTCTCCAGTTTAATGTGGATACTATGAGCCTTGTTGACAGGCAGGGTGGTCTGGCTCCATGGGATCATGGGGGTGGTGATGACACCCAATGGGCTTCTCCTCACTGTCTCCCTGGCTTCTAGTAGAAGATCCAGGGTGACGCTGTCTGCAGACACCTCACCCATCTGCTCAAAACAATGTAAatccaccatttaaaaaaaaatagacagttCCGGgtaatttttacttttaaactcgttaaaaaaataaattaattgattaaattcCACTCACCTTTATTCATAAAGACTCAATAATGTTTCTGCATTTCGCTGCTCCGTGGCGGTGTTACaatatttttcttccccccGTGAGGAAAAGGTTCCGGAGTGATTGGGGTTTCAAGTGGGACATTAAATCGTAATGGACTACAATCATGGCTGTGCTCAGTAGCGACACATGAGACATTTAAGCTAATTTCTTTTTACTTCTAACAGGTACGTGAGCGGAATTAGTTGAAGAAGATGGGTGTTATACGGCACGTGGTGTGCGCCATGTCAGGCGGCGTTGACAGCTCCGTCGCGGCCTTGCTGCTGAAGAAAAGAGGTGGGTCGAAGTCACATTGACATCTAATGaccggccacttcattaggtacaccaccACTATTGACATCGCATACACAAATGAACAAACTTAAGtcattctctctcttttttggggggggataattGAATGTTGGTCATTTCAGGTTACAACGTGACTGGGGTTTTCATGAAGAATTGGGACTCCCTGGATGAAAGTGGAGTGTGCACCACAGAGAAGGACTGCGAGGATGCCTACAAAGTGTGCCAGATGTTGGGCATCCCCTTCCATCAAGTGTCGTATGTTAAGGAATACTGGCACGAGGTTTTCAGGTATTCAAAATGTTAACATTAAATGTTATCATCTCATTTTCCTGCAATCTAATTGTGGTCTTCTGCACCTTTTCAGTAATCTGTTAAAGGAGTATGAGAAAGGAAGGACACCAAATCCAGATATACTCTGCAATAAGCATATTAAATTCAACCATTTTCACAAGTATGCAATCATAACTCTAGGTATGTTGCAGTCTACAAATGTGAGCACCTTTTTTTGGCTTAaggtccacattttttttttttttaaatataactaaTTAAATGTATATAATAGTCTATTTTATGGattattttgttataattttgaaACCCATCTGTTATGTTTGTTTCTTGGGTACAACCAAAACATTTATGGATcttactttgtttttgtgttttttaataagttgtctgataaaaaaaaaaaaaaaaaaaaaaaaacaactgataaaaatatataagttcaTTGTATGTTTTCAACAAGAGAAATAGTGCAAATAATGCGCTTCTAATTTCCCAACTCTTATTTTCTGCTCCTTAACTCACTACTGGCTTATTCTGTCATTATGCATAGCATCTCATATCATGTAGATTTCAACatctttattatattttaaaaaaaataaccaagtCACTGCAAAttatgttttttacatttatccTACTACCATTTTTTGAGACATTATGACATTTTTCTGTGCGTTTTGACATGCAGGTGCTGACGCCATGGCAACCGGCCACTATGCAAGGACCTCCCAGGAAGACGAGGAGGTCTTCCAGCAGACCCCCAAAACTGGGCCCCTCGTGCTCTTCAGAAATCGATTTGAGCTCCGAAACCGTACGTGTTGCCTTCactctgtgattttttttttttttacacccttaTTTCTCCTCACCGCTCTGCTCCCACCCCTCTCAACAGCGGTTAGACTGCACAAGGGGGCCGACCTCGTCAAAGACCAGACGTTCTTCCTTAGCCAGATCTCCCAGGATGCCCTGCGGCAGACCTTGTTCCCGCTCGCCGGCCTCACCAAGGACTTTGTGAAAAAGGTGGCGGCTGAAGCGGGCTTTCACCATGTGCTGAAAAAGAAAGAGGTGACTCAAAATAAGAGCGTGTAGAAACCGCATTTGTGTTTAATACCAGATTGTTTATTTCAGAGCATGGGCATCTGTTTCATTGGCGACAGAAACTTTGAAAAGTTTATTCTGGAGGTAAGTTTGATGATGTGTAACTTGATTAGAGCTGCCAAAATGTGGTCGACATTCTGGTTTTTATGGGAAGTTAAGCCGGGATAGTCACAATCTATTCCATTTAACGTCTCCCCCCAGTACCTCGAACCTAAACCTGGTAACTTTGTATCTATTGAGGATGGGAACGTAATGGGCACACACAAAGGTATGTTTTTACAGCTGTGGGCAGCGCGTTTGAATTCAGTGCACCCCTAAATTAATGGCACctcatttgacctccccgtcaAGGCTGGTTCACTCTGACGCTGGGCCAGAGGGCGCGGATTGGAGGACAGAGGGATGCTTGGTTTGTGGTGGACAAGGATGTCAATACGGGGGATGTGCTGGTGGTAAGGTTTCTGCGTCAAGCGACTTTTTAAGAACACAAGAAAGAAcatcaaatgttaaaaaaatggatccttaactcattcacacccaaaaacgtgtaaccTTTTGTAATACTTtatcctgcactcccaaaaatggttgtataattttttttttgttagcatacggaaggctttgatacagcttctggtatgaagaggtcgcttaaagcaatggtggttattacaaaaaaaaaaaaaaacacatacagcaggtggcagcagagtataagagatcagccagggcaatgttacaacaagctctttttgacagttttcaacaggtttgtaaataaggatgaaacctagctataggaaacagattttttttttcctgatgaaagaagagactctaatctttcttttggtcgcttccatgtttttataacagtacaacaaaatattctgtggcccttgcaaaatcagtcaaaatccagtaaaacagccgctaGCGATTTTCACTGgcttcattgaaaatggctgcgagtgaatgagttaatgggcgGAGCCGCTAACTtggatatacagtgttccctcgtttactgcgggtgttacgttccaaaatctACATGGGGTAATGGAAAtttgtgttaattaaaaaaaatatttttttaaaaaatcagttaattatatgtattttttttcattttggtatcatttttcctttattataagtactttttcattcataatatatgttctttttttttaatttgcattcacttttttccattaaaagtatgttgttgtttttttattacagtgtACAGCAcagtatggattttttttcatttatgttttttttgttttggtaagatttttagtttattatgaatgcttttttcattcagcatttgtttcttttttaaatttacagtttttttttcattaaaaatgcgTGTTTTTAccttacttgttatacagcacatttCCGTAATGCAATGCCGTGCAGCGAGATACGGCCGACCAAAGCCGTCCAGCAAGAACACCTCTCAAAAGTTCTCCCGCCGTGTTTGTCGGCCTTCTATCTCCGAAATGcgatgtaaaaaaaatccgcgaaacagcgaggccgcgaaaAATGAACCCGCAATAAACGAGGAAACACTGTACTGTCGCACTATTCAAATTTGACTTGCtgaagaaaaatcaaaacagttGACTAATTTCTAATCAATTTCAAACGTCTTTGGCCTCAGGCGCCGTCGACAAATCACCCGTCTCTTTTCCGCGACACCCTGCGGACCGATCGCTTCCACTGGATCGCCGAAGAGCCACCGCCCCAACTGGCCCGGAACAAGATGATGGAATGTCACTTCCGCTTCATCAACCAAATGGCGCTAAGTGGGTGCATTTAACGCTAAAACGAGGGATTTTGATGCAGAAAAAGAAACATGCTTAGTCAGCATATTGTTTTGAGCGCTTTGCAGCTCCATGCACCGTGACCCTCAACATGGACGGCTCTGTGTGGATCTCAGTCGCGCAGCCACTCAGAGCTTTGACACCTGGACAGGTAGTGAATCCATTTCACTTTTCAACTCCTTTCATATATGCGACAAAGTCTTCCTCTCTCTCTAGTTTGCAGTGCTCTATAAAAGCGACGAGTGTCTAGGAAGCGGGAAGATCGTCCAGCTGGGGCCCAGCAACTTTACCATCCAGCGGAGTCGGGAATGTTTGGCAGCGACTCAACTCAGTAAAGACGAGCAGAAGCCAAAACCGATCAGATGACACGGAGTTgtaatttaaacaaaacatcttTCTGATGTTACCAAACACTGCATCGTTCAAGTCGGCATAACTAACGTCGGTATATTTATCCTCCTACACCGAAGCGTTACACTGAtccatttttaatgaaatgaaacacaaaTATAAGTCTCACTAATTTCACTCGttactgtctaaaaaaaaaatacatcctgACTTTCAATCTTGAGGTGACACAATGTTGCACGGCTCCCTCAGAGTGTGAGAAGAGGCCGACTTTTATAACACTTCTTCAGGGGTTATTGATTTGTTCTCaagctatattttatttatgcatCACTTTCAATTATTTGGTAGTGTGTTAAaataatgtgacaaaaaaaaaaagtgaaattgccCATACATATTTGAACATTCAAAGTTTCCACCCGACCACTATGATACACAATTGCCCCATTCGTTTAGGTTCATTAATTGATGGTaagatttacttttattttttccacccaatttTCCAATTATTCATGTTGTCTCCAACTGCAAAAATCCTGTCAGAatccttttttccccaaaacccACTAtgatgtatgttttattaataTGTAGTAATATTCTGTGGGGTTTTGCCCATCTAACATGTTTTGTctctgtcaggaaaaaaaaaagatgacatacATTCAacggattaaaataaataagtgaataaataaagaaatgtcAATGTCATGTAATTACATCAATTTCATTATATAACTATTTTACAACTATTTTCCCGCATTATAATGTGAACTTATCACCAGTCATCCATCCAGAGACTGATTATGAAAAGCCCAAAACTCATTTAGGAATATCATTTTATCTTTCTAAAATaatgacctttttttattttttattttttttaactgttgtgttatttatcatctcaagatgcCTCTGCTAAAATTGCCAACATCCTCAATGAAAAAGATCATGCAAAATTATTAAAACTATTAGTTATTAATGACCAGGATATATTGAATATTAATTGGTTCAGTTGTTACTGTTTTCtagggaaaaaaagaatttaaaccattatttttggaatgtgacgATTTGATATTTTGCTGTTGTCAGTGACTTTTCTCTTAAATAATGCAGATATCAAAGGAACGTGCTATTAAAAATCGTTACTGTCTTTTGAGTTGTTGTGCAGCTTTTGTCCACAACGGGGTGTTATTATACAAGCTAACCCCTCAAGTTGGAGCCAATTGTTGCCTGCTCACATATCCATCTCaatccattttcctaaccgcttAACCTTACGAGGGTCGCGGGCATGCtattattccatatttaatCTGATGAACTCAAATACTGTGCACGGTAAATATACGCCATATATGTACGCCATATATTCAGTTTAGCTTCATAAGATTGAAAATTAAAGTTAATGAACGACGATATcaaatgtatgatttttttttaaagttatataAGTTAACTTATCAAGACAGTAATAACCAAAAAGACAGAACAACTGTTTGTCAGTTATTTTCAGTGAGTAAACTTTTGCTACCATGCACTTTAAACAAGCTTATGTATATTTTAGTAAAGTTACAAAGGCTCTTTTAAAGAATGGAAAGGCCGCCTCATCTTATTGTCATAACAATACTAATTGTGCGCGCTGGTCACCCGGTAAGGGCCACTTCCTAAATCTCCATGAGAAGAAGACCCCCCTCTCGGTAAGCATGCCGGTGGGGAACCCAAAAGGTTTATGCTAATTAGCTCCTCAAGGAGGAGTTGGTGAAGGGGGGTGTGGAGGTGAAGACCGAGCTGCGGAGCCATTTTGTACTCATTTGAAACCACGCAGGCCTGGAGTGCAGTGCGCGCCGTGGATCCACTGACACCATGGATACGCAGCGTCTATCTCCACCTTAAAACTTCCCAACATGAAGAGTCGCGCGCGACGCCGGGAGCGGGAGAGCCGCCTCGGATGAGTTTGCCCGCACTTGACTGGGATTTGTCATGCTTCCAAGCATGGTGCTGTGGAGCGCGTGGATAATTTGGGTTTGCGTCCTGCTCAACGCGCCTCCCGCGGCGTGCGTGGAGCTTCACCTCACGGAGTCGTTACCACCCGGGACCGTCTTGGCGAACCTCTCCGTCGGACTGGGCTGGACGCACAAACTTGACAGGCTTTTATCGCCTGAATTCACACGGAGTCTTTTCCAAGTAGAGAAGTACAGTGGAGTTGTCGGGCTGTCTCGAACTGTGGAGTGTGCGCGCACGCGTTGGAACCCCGCGCCCGTGCACTTCAGAAGCACCTCATTGACTTCTGGAGATGTGATCCAAACGCGTTTGAACGTGTTCGTCCACGGACAGAACTGTTTCATCAAATACAGGAGAAGGACGTTTCAAAGCAAGCCTGACATCCACATtaagcacaatttaaaattgGAGGAAACTTCATGTCTCCATGCAGGTGATTTGCTGTTCAATGTTGTAGAACTTTTGCCTTCTTTAACAAGGAGCGACACCTTTTTGGACACAATGTGCGTTGGAAGAAATTTAGCAGCACTGTTTAGACATGGAGCTTTGTTTCTAGCTGATGACTTGTGTTCTGAGAGCATTAGAGCGCAGCCTGAAGTGGATTTGGAATGTCCCCTGCACACCTCTGAAGGCAGCCGGCTGAGCCTGCAGCTCACGTTGCGGTTCGGAAAAGTGCCTAAACATGGATCGCTGTCGGAAAACCTTAATGGAAATGCTGGTGAGTCGACCCGAAGAGGTAAGAGGCAGGTGAACGCGTCACCGCAGTTCCAGCTCCCCAACTACCAAGTGTCTGTGCCTGAAAATGAGCCAGCCGGGACCCGGGTCATCACTCTCAAAGCCACTGACCCAGATGATGGTGAGGCAGGGAGGCTGAAGTACAGCATGGAAGCCTTGTTTGACAGCAGGTCCAATGACTTTTTCACAATCGACTCCCAGACAGGCAGCATCACAACGATTCAGGCATTGGACAGAGAGGTCAAAGAAACTcatgtttttaaagtaactGTTACTGATAACGGCACGCCGAGAAGATACGCTACTTCTTACTTGACTGTCACTGTGAGTGACACCAACGATCACAGCCCTGTGTTTGAGCAGACAGAGTACAAAGTTAATATTCGGGAGAATGTAGAAGTGGGTTTTGAAGTGATGACCATCCGCGCCAATGACGAGGATGCACCCCCCAATGCTAACAtggtctataaaattgttaacgGTGACGGCATCAATTCCGTCTTTGAGATCGACCCTCGAAACGGCCTGGTGAGAATTCGCGAGCGGCCCGACAGGGAGACCAGGGCACAGTACCAGCTGACCGTCGAGGCGGACGACCAGGGCAAAGAGCCGGGTCCCCGCCGGGCCTCCGCCACCGTCCACATCACTATCGAGGACGAGAATGACAACTACCCTCAATTCAGCGAGAAGAGGTATGTTGTGCAGATCCAAGAGAACGTAGCCATCAACACCAAAGTCATCCAAGTAGAGGCGACGGACAAAGATGAGGGGAACAACGCTAAAGTCCATTATAGCATCATCAGCGGAAATGTTAAAGGTCAGTTCTACATTCATTCTCCAACTGGCGTGATTGACGTTATCAACCCTCTGGACTATGAGATGGTTCGTGAGTATAATCTGAGGATTAAAGCGCAGGATGGTGGCAGGCCTCCGCTGATTAACGGCACTGGGATGGTGGTCGtgcaagtagtggacgtgaatGACAATGCCCCCATGTTTGTCAGTACACCTTTCCAGGCAACTGTTTTGGAGAACGTTGCTGTCGGCTACTCCGTCATTCACATTCAAGCAATCGATGGCGATTCGGGGGAGAACGCCCGGCTGGAATATCGGCTAACAGACACAATTCCTGGTTTTCCGTTCACCATTAACAACAGCACCGGGTGGATTACAGTAAGTGAAGAGCTGGACCGGGAGACCACTGAGTTCTACAGCTTCGGGGTGGAAGCGAGGGATCACGGCTTTCCTGTGATGTCGTCCTCGGCCAGCGTCACCATCACAGTACTAGATGTTAATGATAATGTGCCCACGTTCACAGAGAAAGTCTACTCGCTGAAGATCAACGAGGACGCCGTCGTGGGGACAAGCGTGCTCACGGTGACTGCTCTTGATCGGGATGTCAACAGTGTGGTGACCTATCAGATCTCCAGCGGCAACACCAGGAACCGCTTCGCCATCACGAGCCAGAGCGGTGGTGGTCTCATCACTCTCGCCCTCCCCCTGGACTACAAACAGGAGCGCCAGTATGTGTTGACAGTCACGGCCAGCGATGGAACCCGGTCGGACTCTGCACAGGTATTCATTAATGTGACAGACGCAAACACGCATCGGCCTGTCTTCCAAAGCGCCAACTACCAAGTGATGCTCAGCGAGGAGCAACCAGTGGGGTCCACAGTGGTGATGATTAGTGCGACAGATGAAGACACGGGAGAAAACTCGCGCATCACATACATTATGGAGGACAGTGTTCCGCAGTTTAAAATCGACCCAGACACCGGCGCCATCACAACCCAAATGGAGATTGATTACGAAGACCAGGCTTCCTTCACGCTGGCCATCATCGCTAAAGACAATGGCATCCCTCAGAAATCAGACACCACCTACGTGGAGATTATCATCCTGGATGCTAACGATAATGCTCCTCAGTTCCTTCGAGACATGTACCAGGGGAGCGTGTTTGAAGATGCGCCTATATACACCAGCGTCCTCCAGATTTCTGCTTCTGATAGAGATTCTGGTTCAAATGGCAGACTGAGCTATACGTTCCAGGGTGGTGATGACGGTGATGGGGATTTCTTCATTGAGCAGTATTCTGGTATTATCAGAACTGCTCGCAAACTAGACCGGGAGCACGTTCCTGTTTATGACCTCAAGGCCTTTGCTGTGGACAGGGGGGTTCCGCCTTTAAGAGCAGCTGTTCCCATACACGTGGTAGTTCACGACATAAATGACAATGCTCCAGTGTTTGAAAGGGATGAGCTTTTCATCGAAGTAGAGGAAAACATTCCCGTCGGGTCCGTTGTGGCTCGGATTACCGCAAAGGATCTCGATGAGGGCACAAATGCTCAGATAATGTACCAAATAGTTGAAGGGAACTTTCCAGAGATTTTCGAGCTGGACATTTTCAACGGCGACCTCGTTTCCCTCATTGACTTCGACTATGAGACCAAAACGGAGTATGTCATTGTGGTACAGGCCACCTCAGCGCCGCTCGTCAGCCGGGCCACCGTACACATTCGCCTGAAGGACATGAATGACAACCTGCCGGTGCTGAGGGACTTTGACATCATTTTCAACAACTACATTACCAACAAGTCCAACAGTTTCCCATCTGGAATAATCGGGAGAGTACCGGCTCATGACCCGGATGTGTCGGATAAGTTGCAATACACGTTTGAATCTGGAAACGAGCTCAATCTGCTCTTGCTAAATGAGGACACGGGAGATCTGCGACTCAACAAGGCCCTGGATAATGACAGACCACTGGAGGCACCTATGATCATTTCTGTCACAGGTAAGGCACCTTTTTAATAATGCGAAGCTCATTGCGAGTTAAACAAtgttaaatgtgttttgaagGTGAGGGTCTGAGTCAATTCAGAATTGTGCTAACTGATACAGTGGCAGGTTTTTGTTGTCATGACAGTATAGGCCATTCAAGGAAGTGTGCTGCAGGCTCTTTTTGTGATCCGGTTCAGCTGCTTTTGCGCCATTTGGGTGATGAGTGTATTGTGTGAAGGTAGATGGTTAAGGTAATAAAATGTGCTATTTGGAGGACTTCCACATTGCTGCTTTGTTGTTGCAGTCATAGTTTCTTGTTCAGCTTTGAGTGTGCAAGTTCTGGCTCTGAGCCTTGgggtaaattgtgtttttctgttCCAGAAGCAGACTTTGTGCTTGTAGAGTTAAAGATTAGACATATGCAAACATGTGGACATCCCCACCTCATCCAGCAGGGTGAGGGCTTCATTGTTGGCAAGCACACACAAGCAAGAGTTGCAAGTGTCATTAATCAGGCAGTCAGACGGGATCAATCTAATACCCTGATAGAATAAACTAGCCAGTCATCTCCTGACAGCTGCTTGCTCAACCTCCTTTGTCTTTCTTTATGTTAACCCCCCAAACCCGCTCTCTGTAAAAGTGGGCAAACAGCCCAACCCAGCTCGATCTCTTCTACTCTTGTCATCTATTTCCTCCCAAAGCTGAGCAATGCCAGCATGGGAAACATTCTGTAAGGAATACAAATTGCCTTCTTTTAGCCAAAGGGGCTAACTTACACTCAGTCTTAGGGTCCTGTTTGGTCGTGATTCTGGTcagaaaactgtttgcaaaaagTATTAAGAACTGAGACAAAGGTAGTGGTTTAATGCCCACATCAGGTGGTGGAAGTCTTTCTCCTTGTTCTAAGCAGCGGTGTTGTTTTGCGAAGTGACTTAGCTCCCCATCTTTGTTTCAAACAAAAGACGGACTGTCCTTTTTATTACTCTTAAAGACAACCCACAGAAGATCTAGGGGAGGGTGAAGGAGGGTATTGCGTGGCTGACCTCAATAGTTCCATACCCCCCTCCACTTGATTCAAAGCGTCTGCCCTCCTGTTTGTCAATAACAG is a genomic window containing:
- the tprkb gene encoding EKC/KEOPS complex subunit TPRKB, whose translation is MHLSQTLELFPELNVTQILFKEVQNAAELRQNAVEGKIKGALIKPTMLLSPFQVVVAANKAVHLQKINQMKTRSLFSEIIFNLSPTNNISEAFKRFGTADGDNSILVVLVHNKEESHLVGDIATKVDGLQIPVDDISTLSDLEKIKKLYKVSPQEEKCGTILDAVICRMATKDVM
- the LOC144003746 gene encoding L-threonine dehydratase catabolic TdcB-like, with the protein product MGEVSADSVTLDLLLEARETVRRSPLGVITTPMIPWSQTTLPVNKAHSIHIKLENMQRTGSFKIRGVANQFARRSEGGNFITMSAGNYGKSFAYASKHYGSKGKVVMPETSPMSRSVLIQSFGVGVERVPTSCLMNVVNRCVQEDDMTFLHSYDDLDLIAGHASLGLEVLEVVPEPDVVAVCCGGGGLLAGVAAAVKLSGCDKTRIYGVEPEGACTMYKSFIQKKPVGMDASSIASGLAPPFAGKLPYELCQRYVEEIVLVSDDDIKAAVSTLYRAGLVVEPSGSAAFAAIAAAKIPRLEGRDVVCVLSGGNIGKDEFANFPDPD
- the trmu gene encoding mitochondrial tRNA-specific 2-thiouridylase 1 isoform X2; amino-acid sequence: MGVIRHVVCAMSGGVDSSVAALLLKKRGYNVTGVFMKNWDSLDESGVCTTEKDCEDAYKVCQMLGIPFHQVSYVKEYWHEVFSNLLKEYEKGRTPNPDILCNKHIKFNHFHKYAIITLGADAMATGHYARTSQEDEEVFQQTPKTGPLVLFRNRFELRNPVRLHKGADLVKDQTFFLSQISQDALRQTLFPLAGLTKDFVKKVAAEAGFHHVLKKKESMGICFIGDRNFEKFILEAPSTNHPSLFRDTLRTDRFHWIAEEPPPQLARNKMMECHFRFINQMALTPCTVTLNMDGSVWISVAQPLRALTPGQFAVLYKSDECLGSGKIVQLGPSNFTIQRSRECLAATQLSKDEQKPKPIR
- the trmu gene encoding mitochondrial tRNA-specific 2-thiouridylase 1 isoform X1 translates to MGVIRHVVCAMSGGVDSSVAALLLKKRGYNVTGVFMKNWDSLDESGVCTTEKDCEDAYKVCQMLGIPFHQVSYVKEYWHEVFSNLLKEYEKGRTPNPDILCNKHIKFNHFHKYAIITLGADAMATGHYARTSQEDEEVFQQTPKTGPLVLFRNRFELRNPVRLHKGADLVKDQTFFLSQISQDALRQTLFPLAGLTKDFVKKVAAEAGFHHVLKKKESMGICFIGDRNFEKFILEYLEPKPGNFVSIEDGNVMGTHKGWFTLTLGQRARIGGQRDAWFVVDKDVNTGDVLVAPSTNHPSLFRDTLRTDRFHWIAEEPPPQLARNKMMECHFRFINQMALTPCTVTLNMDGSVWISVAQPLRALTPGQFAVLYKSDECLGSGKIVQLGPSNFTIQRSRECLAATQLSKDEQKPKPIR